DNA from Megasphaera vaginalis (ex Bordigoni et al. 2020):
GATAATCTCGCCGTCAACGGCAGGAGAAAAAAAAGGAATGCCCGCGCGCGCCGCTGCACGACGCCACGCCGCGCAGCGCCTTTCTTCTTCCGGCGCCGCCGAGACGATGAGCGCCGCAGCCGCCGGCAGTCCATCACCGCCGCCGCAGGAACGTATCTCCAGCAACGCCGCCATCTCGGGCACGGCCGCCGCACTAGCGCAAAGATAGTACGGCGTTTTGCTCTCCGTCAGGCGCAACGGCGCCGTCAGTTCGGTCCGGATGTGAATCCGCTCCGCCTGACAGGCGAATGCACGGCCCAGCTGCGCCGCCGTCCGCTCCGCTTCAAAGCCGCCGACATGCAGCTCCCGAAGCTGAAAAACGCCGGCATGCCGAAGGGCCGGCGCCAAAACGGCCTGGCTTCGAACGGGACTGCTCCACCGGCTTCTATTATACCACAGCGCGGCGTTTCCTTCAGCATCAACCCGACATGTGGCCCGATCACTGCCGACGTCAAAAACATATATCGTGCGCTCCCCTTGCGCCGCCCAGGCTGCCAGCGAAAAAGAGAACAACAGCACGCCGCCTGCCAGCAGCAGCCGTTTCCGATACGGCGCCGCAAGAAGAGCGGCAACGAAGAGGTAGTATGCAACGACGGCAAACCAGGGCAACGCGCCGTGCCACAGACGGCTGCCCGGCAGAGAAGCGATAACGTAATTCGCGCCGACAGCCGCGTTCAACAGGATCTTGATCAGCCATAAAAGCGGCGTCGCCGCGACAGGCAGGACATAGGCCGCTGCCGCCGCCAACAAACCGAGAACGATGACGGCGTCAAGCACGGTACCGACGGTTACGTTAGCCAAAAACGAATAGACCGGCAGTGACGAAAACTCGGCCAGCAGCAGCGGCACCAGCAGTATTTGCGCGCTCAGGCAGACGGCCAGCGCGGCTGCGGCGGCAGACGGCAGAAAACGACAGAACGGCAGAAGACGCGGCCGAAAAAGGATGATTCCCGCCGCCGCGCCGCAAGAAAGGCGGAAGGACAGGTCAAAAAGCAGGTACGGATCAGCCAGCGTCATGACGAAAACGGCCAGACTCAGGGAATGAATCCCCCCATACTCGCGCTTGACGACAGTACTCAAGGCGCAGAGACTCCCCATCAGCGCGGCCCGTACGACAGGTCCCGTAAATTCCGCCAGGGCGCTGTACACGAAAACGGCCAGCGCCGCCACCGCAAATTGCGGCAGCGGCCTGAGCCCCGCGGCGCCGCCCAGAATCCGAATGACGGCGAAGAGCAAAACGACGTGAGAACCGGAAACGGAGAGAATATGAATCAGTCCCGTGACGGCAAAACTTTCGACCAGTTCCGGCGCCAATTCCTCATAATGGCCGCCGAACAGCAGACTGGCGAGGACGCAGGCCTCCTGCGCCGTCAAGAAGGCGGCGAACCGTTCCGTCAGCCCGTCGCGGATCCGGCGCAGCTGCGCCTGCCATCCCGCCGTCGCGGCGACGGCCGACACGTCCTTCTCTTCGCCGTAAGCGCTGCCGATAACGGCCAAACGCCGATCGCGATGGCGGCTGTCATAAAGCCCGAAATTCTTGTAATATTCCAAGGCCTTAACCTTCGTCTGCACGGTCAACGCCGTGCCGGCGGCGTAATCCGTCTCGCCGTGCAGCGTCAGCC
Protein-coding regions in this window:
- a CDS encoding ComEC/Rec2 family competence protein, which produces MGTVEGSGRVMTGPSVFLVLAWCGGIFFGDHVLLSRTAAVFAAVLFLFAAIGCRRRRRTALVFLGALLFVCGSVRLDYSDGQYAALSHGLVGERIAATGVVEEKKASYVTDRGKNTRYLFRLHTVRRPGGAEENAAGALWLTLHGETDYAAGTALTVQTKVKALEYYKNFGLYDSRHRDRRLAVIGSAYGEEKDVSAVAATAGWQAQLRRIRDGLTERFAAFLTAQEACVLASLLFGGHYEELAPELVESFAVTGLIHILSVSGSHVVLLFAVIRILGGAAGLRPLPQFAVAALAVFVYSALAEFTGPVVRAALMGSLCALSTVVKREYGGIHSLSLAVFVMTLADPYLLFDLSFRLSCGAAAGIILFRPRLLPFCRFLPSAAAAALAVCLSAQILLVPLLLAEFSSLPVYSFLANVTVGTVLDAVIVLGLLAAAAAYVLPVAATPLLWLIKILLNAAVGANYVIASLPGSRLWHGALPWFAVVAYYLFVAALLAAPYRKRLLLAGGVLLFSFSLAAWAAQGERTIYVFDVGSDRATCRVDAEGNAALWYNRSRWSSPVRSQAVLAPALRHAGVFQLRELHVGGFEAERTAAQLGRAFACQAERIHIRTELTAPLRLTESKTPYYLCASAAAVPEMAALLEIRSCGGGDGLPAAAALIVSAAPEEERRCAAWRRAAARAGIPFFSPAVDGEIIAEEKAGIWKIRTYGGETF